A part of Gossypium hirsutum isolate 1008001.06 chromosome A07, Gossypium_hirsutum_v2.1, whole genome shotgun sequence genomic DNA contains:
- the LOC121232041 gene encoding uncharacterized protein, whose translation MADWGPVIVATVLFVLLSPGLLFQIPAKNKVVEFGNMQTNGASIFVHSIIYLGLITIFLIALDLHIYVYD comes from the coding sequence ATGGCGGATTGGGGTCCGGTAATAGTAGCGACCGTGCTGTTTGTGTTGCTAAGTCCCGGACTGTTGTTTCAGATACCGGcgaagaacaaggttgtggagtTCGGAAACATGCAAACCAATGGAGCTTCCATTTTCGTTCATTCCATTATCTACCTTGGTCTCATTACTATCTTCCTTATCGCCCTTGATCTTCATATTTACGTTTATGATTAA
- the LOC107944598 gene encoding CBS domain-containing protein CBSCBSPB1 isoform X1: MTSYSSSPRRNISRSSFSSARRKALENGRSDSIRKLLPSPRPTELAGERTVKKLRLSKALTVPESTTIYEACRRMAARKVDALLLTDSNALLCGILTDKDIVTRVIAQELNMEETPVSKVMTKNPVFVLSDTLAVEALLKMVQGKFRHLPVVQNGEVIALLDIAKCLYDAIARMERAAEKGKAIAAAVEGVEKNWGTSFSGQNTFIETLREQMFRPSLSTIIADNPKIVIVSPDDTVLTTTKKMQECRINSAVVLVENKPRGILTSKDILMRVIAQNLPPETTSVEQVMTPNPECATLDTPIVSALHTMHDGNFLHLPVLDRDADGELVSIVDVIEVTHAAVATVSQVGKNFGVNNEAASTMVKKFWDSAMALPPIEDEDETRSYSSLKLASEAAETERSLPYPSSNFPFTFGFKIQDRMGRMHRFTSDTRSLTDLITAVLQRLGDDRDRDSVPQILYEDEDHDKVVLASDNDLQVAVEHAKSVGLKGLRLHLDYSGTKDHRRRGSGSGCMDYANSDAWNTACNTVAAGAAVVAGLSLLAYLRKAGN; this comes from the exons ATGACAAGTTACAGCAGTTCGCCGAGGCGGAATATTTCAAGGTCAAGCTTTTCATCAGCGAGGAGAAAAGCATTGGAGAATGGACGTTCCGATTCTATCCGGAAACTCTTACCATCTCCTCGTCCTAC GGAACTTGCTGGAGAGCGTACTGTGAAGAAGTTGAGGCTCTCAAAGGCCTTAACGGTACCAGAAAGTACCACCATTTATGAGGCCTGCCGGAGGATGGCTGCTCGTAAGGTTGATGCTTTATTGCTTACTGATTCTAATGCATTGCTTTGCGGGATTCTCACGGACAAG GACATAGTAACAAGAGTGATTGCTCAGGAACTTAATATGGAGGAAACGCCAGTTTCTAAAGTAATGACAAAGAACCCGGTATTTGTTCTTTCTGATACTCTTGCTGTGGAGGCACTCCTGAAGATGGTGCAAG GAAAATTTAGACACTTGCCTGTTGTACAGAATGGGGAGGTCATTGCTTTGCTTGATATAGCTAAGTGTCTGTATGATGCTATTGCTCGAATGGAAAGGGCAGCTGAAAAGGGAAAAGCTATTGCTGCTGCTGTTGAAGGTgtagaaaagaattggggaacaTCTTTCTCTG GTCAGAATACATTCATTGAGACACTTCGAGAGCAAATGTTCAGGCCTTCACTGTCAACAATAATTGCAGACAATCCAAA GATTGTAATAGTTTCACCAGATGACACAGTTTTAACTACTACAAAAAAGATGCAAGAATGTCGAATAAACTCTGCAGTTGTGCTTGTTGAAAATAAACCCCGGGGGATTCTAAC ATCAAAGGATATATTAATGCGGGTAATAGCACAAAACCTTCCTCCAGAGACTACTTCAGTGGAACAG GTTATGACTCCTAACCCAGAATGTGCAACACTCGACACACCAATTGTTTCTGCTTTGCATACAATGCATGATGGCAACTTTTTACACCTTCCTGTGCTAGATAGAG ATGCAGATGGAGAACTAGTTTCTATTGTTGATGTGATCGAAGTTACTCATGCCGCTGTTGCTACAGTAAGTCAA GTTGGGAAAAATTTTGGAGTCAATAATGAGGCTGCCTCAACAATGGTGAAGAAATTTTGGGATTCCGCAATGGCCTTACCTCCCATTGAAGATGAGGATGAGACAAGAAG TTATAGTTCATTGAAGTTAGCTTCTGAAGCAGCAGAGACAGAGAGATCTCTTCCCTATCCTTCATCCAATTTTCCATTTACATTTGGTTTCAAAATACAAGATAGAATGGGCCGAATGCATAGATTTACATCTG ATACACGTAGTCTGACGGATCTAATAACTGCAGTCCTTCAGAGGTTAGGGGATGACAGGGATAGAGATAGTGTGCCTCAAATCCTG TATGAAGATGAAGACCATGACAAAGTTGTATTGGCATCGGACAATGATCTTCAAGTGGCCGTGGAGCATGCAAAATCAGTTGGTTTGAAG GGTTTAAGATTACATTTAGATTATTCGGGAACGAAAGATCATCGTCGAAGGGGCTCGGGTTCAGGATGCATGGATTATGCGAACTCCGATGCATGGAATACGGCATGCAACACCGTTGCCGCAGGGGCAGCCGTTGTTGCTGGGCTGAGCTTATTAGCATACTTGAGGAAAGCCGGTAATTAG
- the LOC107944598 gene encoding CBS domain-containing protein CBSCBSPB1 isoform X2, producing the protein MTSYSSSPRRNISRSSFSSARRKALENGRSDSIRKLLPSPRPTELAGERTVKKLRLSKALTVPESTTIYEACRRMAARKVDALLLTDSNALLCGILTDKDIVTRVIAQELNMEETPVSKVMTKNPVFVLSDTLAVEALLKMVQGKFRHLPVVQNGEVIALLDIAKCLYDAIARMERAAEKGKAIAAAVEGVEKNWGTSFSGQNTFIETLREQMFRPSLSTIIADNPKIVIVSPDDTVLTTTKKMQECRINSAVVLVENKPRGILTSKDILMRVIAQNLPPETTSVEQVMTPNPECATLDTPIVSALHTMHDGNFLHLPVLDRDGELVSIVDVIEVTHAAVATVSQVGKNFGVNNEAASTMVKKFWDSAMALPPIEDEDETRSYSSLKLASEAAETERSLPYPSSNFPFTFGFKIQDRMGRMHRFTSDTRSLTDLITAVLQRLGDDRDRDSVPQILYEDEDHDKVVLASDNDLQVAVEHAKSVGLKGLRLHLDYSGTKDHRRRGSGSGCMDYANSDAWNTACNTVAAGAAVVAGLSLLAYLRKAGN; encoded by the exons ATGACAAGTTACAGCAGTTCGCCGAGGCGGAATATTTCAAGGTCAAGCTTTTCATCAGCGAGGAGAAAAGCATTGGAGAATGGACGTTCCGATTCTATCCGGAAACTCTTACCATCTCCTCGTCCTAC GGAACTTGCTGGAGAGCGTACTGTGAAGAAGTTGAGGCTCTCAAAGGCCTTAACGGTACCAGAAAGTACCACCATTTATGAGGCCTGCCGGAGGATGGCTGCTCGTAAGGTTGATGCTTTATTGCTTACTGATTCTAATGCATTGCTTTGCGGGATTCTCACGGACAAG GACATAGTAACAAGAGTGATTGCTCAGGAACTTAATATGGAGGAAACGCCAGTTTCTAAAGTAATGACAAAGAACCCGGTATTTGTTCTTTCTGATACTCTTGCTGTGGAGGCACTCCTGAAGATGGTGCAAG GAAAATTTAGACACTTGCCTGTTGTACAGAATGGGGAGGTCATTGCTTTGCTTGATATAGCTAAGTGTCTGTATGATGCTATTGCTCGAATGGAAAGGGCAGCTGAAAAGGGAAAAGCTATTGCTGCTGCTGTTGAAGGTgtagaaaagaattggggaacaTCTTTCTCTG GTCAGAATACATTCATTGAGACACTTCGAGAGCAAATGTTCAGGCCTTCACTGTCAACAATAATTGCAGACAATCCAAA GATTGTAATAGTTTCACCAGATGACACAGTTTTAACTACTACAAAAAAGATGCAAGAATGTCGAATAAACTCTGCAGTTGTGCTTGTTGAAAATAAACCCCGGGGGATTCTAAC ATCAAAGGATATATTAATGCGGGTAATAGCACAAAACCTTCCTCCAGAGACTACTTCAGTGGAACAG GTTATGACTCCTAACCCAGAATGTGCAACACTCGACACACCAATTGTTTCTGCTTTGCATACAATGCATGATGGCAACTTTTTACACCTTCCTGTGCTAGATAGAG ATGGAGAACTAGTTTCTATTGTTGATGTGATCGAAGTTACTCATGCCGCTGTTGCTACAGTAAGTCAA GTTGGGAAAAATTTTGGAGTCAATAATGAGGCTGCCTCAACAATGGTGAAGAAATTTTGGGATTCCGCAATGGCCTTACCTCCCATTGAAGATGAGGATGAGACAAGAAG TTATAGTTCATTGAAGTTAGCTTCTGAAGCAGCAGAGACAGAGAGATCTCTTCCCTATCCTTCATCCAATTTTCCATTTACATTTGGTTTCAAAATACAAGATAGAATGGGCCGAATGCATAGATTTACATCTG ATACACGTAGTCTGACGGATCTAATAACTGCAGTCCTTCAGAGGTTAGGGGATGACAGGGATAGAGATAGTGTGCCTCAAATCCTG TATGAAGATGAAGACCATGACAAAGTTGTATTGGCATCGGACAATGATCTTCAAGTGGCCGTGGAGCATGCAAAATCAGTTGGTTTGAAG GGTTTAAGATTACATTTAGATTATTCGGGAACGAAAGATCATCGTCGAAGGGGCTCGGGTTCAGGATGCATGGATTATGCGAACTCCGATGCATGGAATACGGCATGCAACACCGTTGCCGCAGGGGCAGCCGTTGTTGCTGGGCTGAGCTTATTAGCATACTTGAGGAAAGCCGGTAATTAG
- the LOC107944598 gene encoding CBS domain-containing protein CBSCBSPB1 isoform X4 produces MTSYSSSPRRNISRSSFSSARRKALENGRSDSIRKLLPSPRPTELAGERTVKKLRLSKALTVPESTTIYEACRRMAARKVDALLLTDSNALLCGILTDKDIVTRVIAQELNMEETPVSKVMTKNPVFVLSDTLAVEALLKMVQGKFRHLPVVQNGEVIALLDIAKCLYDAIARMERAAEKGKAIAAAVEGVEKNWGTSFSGQNTFIETLREQMFRPSLSTIIADNPKIVIVSPDDTVLTTTKKMQECRINSAVVLVENKPRGILTSKDILMRVIAQNLPPETTSVEQVMTPNPECATLDTPIVSALHTMHDGNFLHLPVLDRDADGELVSIVDVIEVTHAAVATVSQVGKNFGVNNEAASTMVKKFWDSAMALPPIEDEDETRSYSSLKLASEAAETERSLPYPSSNFPFTFGFKIQDRMGRMHRFTSDTRSLTDLITAVLQRLGDDRDRDSVPQILYEDEDHDKVVLASDNDLQVAVEHAKSVGLKYKD; encoded by the exons ATGACAAGTTACAGCAGTTCGCCGAGGCGGAATATTTCAAGGTCAAGCTTTTCATCAGCGAGGAGAAAAGCATTGGAGAATGGACGTTCCGATTCTATCCGGAAACTCTTACCATCTCCTCGTCCTAC GGAACTTGCTGGAGAGCGTACTGTGAAGAAGTTGAGGCTCTCAAAGGCCTTAACGGTACCAGAAAGTACCACCATTTATGAGGCCTGCCGGAGGATGGCTGCTCGTAAGGTTGATGCTTTATTGCTTACTGATTCTAATGCATTGCTTTGCGGGATTCTCACGGACAAG GACATAGTAACAAGAGTGATTGCTCAGGAACTTAATATGGAGGAAACGCCAGTTTCTAAAGTAATGACAAAGAACCCGGTATTTGTTCTTTCTGATACTCTTGCTGTGGAGGCACTCCTGAAGATGGTGCAAG GAAAATTTAGACACTTGCCTGTTGTACAGAATGGGGAGGTCATTGCTTTGCTTGATATAGCTAAGTGTCTGTATGATGCTATTGCTCGAATGGAAAGGGCAGCTGAAAAGGGAAAAGCTATTGCTGCTGCTGTTGAAGGTgtagaaaagaattggggaacaTCTTTCTCTG GTCAGAATACATTCATTGAGACACTTCGAGAGCAAATGTTCAGGCCTTCACTGTCAACAATAATTGCAGACAATCCAAA GATTGTAATAGTTTCACCAGATGACACAGTTTTAACTACTACAAAAAAGATGCAAGAATGTCGAATAAACTCTGCAGTTGTGCTTGTTGAAAATAAACCCCGGGGGATTCTAAC ATCAAAGGATATATTAATGCGGGTAATAGCACAAAACCTTCCTCCAGAGACTACTTCAGTGGAACAG GTTATGACTCCTAACCCAGAATGTGCAACACTCGACACACCAATTGTTTCTGCTTTGCATACAATGCATGATGGCAACTTTTTACACCTTCCTGTGCTAGATAGAG ATGCAGATGGAGAACTAGTTTCTATTGTTGATGTGATCGAAGTTACTCATGCCGCTGTTGCTACAGTAAGTCAA GTTGGGAAAAATTTTGGAGTCAATAATGAGGCTGCCTCAACAATGGTGAAGAAATTTTGGGATTCCGCAATGGCCTTACCTCCCATTGAAGATGAGGATGAGACAAGAAG TTATAGTTCATTGAAGTTAGCTTCTGAAGCAGCAGAGACAGAGAGATCTCTTCCCTATCCTTCATCCAATTTTCCATTTACATTTGGTTTCAAAATACAAGATAGAATGGGCCGAATGCATAGATTTACATCTG ATACACGTAGTCTGACGGATCTAATAACTGCAGTCCTTCAGAGGTTAGGGGATGACAGGGATAGAGATAGTGTGCCTCAAATCCTG TATGAAGATGAAGACCATGACAAAGTTGTATTGGCATCGGACAATGATCTTCAAGTGGCCGTGGAGCATGCAAAATCAGTTGGTTTGAAG tacaaggactaa
- the LOC107944598 gene encoding CBS domain-containing protein CBSCBSPB1 isoform X3, whose translation MTSYSSSPRRNISRSSFSSARRKALENGRSDSIRKLLPSPRPTELAGERTVKKLRLSKALTVPESTTIYEACRRMAARKVDALLLTDSNALLCGILTDKDIVTRVIAQELNMEETPVSKVMTKNPVFVLSDTLAVEALLKMVQGKFRHLPVVQNGEVIALLDIAKCLYDAIARMERAAEKGKAIAAAVEGVEKNWGTSFSGQNTFIETLREQMFRPSLSTIIADNPKIVIVSPDDTVLTTTKKMQECRINSAVVLVENKPRGILTSKDILMRVIAQNLPPETTSVEQVMTPNPECATLDTPIVSALHTMHDGNFLHLPVLDRDADGELVSIVDVIEVTHAAVATVSQVGKNFGVNNEAASTMVKKFWDSAMALPPIEDEDETRSYSSLKLASEAAETERSLPYPSSNFPFTFGFKIQDRMGRMHRFTSDTRSLTDLITAVLQRLGDDRDRDSVPQILYEDEDHDKVVLASDNDLQVAVEHAKSVGLKGKANTRTCQDPPTDQVL comes from the exons ATGACAAGTTACAGCAGTTCGCCGAGGCGGAATATTTCAAGGTCAAGCTTTTCATCAGCGAGGAGAAAAGCATTGGAGAATGGACGTTCCGATTCTATCCGGAAACTCTTACCATCTCCTCGTCCTAC GGAACTTGCTGGAGAGCGTACTGTGAAGAAGTTGAGGCTCTCAAAGGCCTTAACGGTACCAGAAAGTACCACCATTTATGAGGCCTGCCGGAGGATGGCTGCTCGTAAGGTTGATGCTTTATTGCTTACTGATTCTAATGCATTGCTTTGCGGGATTCTCACGGACAAG GACATAGTAACAAGAGTGATTGCTCAGGAACTTAATATGGAGGAAACGCCAGTTTCTAAAGTAATGACAAAGAACCCGGTATTTGTTCTTTCTGATACTCTTGCTGTGGAGGCACTCCTGAAGATGGTGCAAG GAAAATTTAGACACTTGCCTGTTGTACAGAATGGGGAGGTCATTGCTTTGCTTGATATAGCTAAGTGTCTGTATGATGCTATTGCTCGAATGGAAAGGGCAGCTGAAAAGGGAAAAGCTATTGCTGCTGCTGTTGAAGGTgtagaaaagaattggggaacaTCTTTCTCTG GTCAGAATACATTCATTGAGACACTTCGAGAGCAAATGTTCAGGCCTTCACTGTCAACAATAATTGCAGACAATCCAAA GATTGTAATAGTTTCACCAGATGACACAGTTTTAACTACTACAAAAAAGATGCAAGAATGTCGAATAAACTCTGCAGTTGTGCTTGTTGAAAATAAACCCCGGGGGATTCTAAC ATCAAAGGATATATTAATGCGGGTAATAGCACAAAACCTTCCTCCAGAGACTACTTCAGTGGAACAG GTTATGACTCCTAACCCAGAATGTGCAACACTCGACACACCAATTGTTTCTGCTTTGCATACAATGCATGATGGCAACTTTTTACACCTTCCTGTGCTAGATAGAG ATGCAGATGGAGAACTAGTTTCTATTGTTGATGTGATCGAAGTTACTCATGCCGCTGTTGCTACAGTAAGTCAA GTTGGGAAAAATTTTGGAGTCAATAATGAGGCTGCCTCAACAATGGTGAAGAAATTTTGGGATTCCGCAATGGCCTTACCTCCCATTGAAGATGAGGATGAGACAAGAAG TTATAGTTCATTGAAGTTAGCTTCTGAAGCAGCAGAGACAGAGAGATCTCTTCCCTATCCTTCATCCAATTTTCCATTTACATTTGGTTTCAAAATACAAGATAGAATGGGCCGAATGCATAGATTTACATCTG ATACACGTAGTCTGACGGATCTAATAACTGCAGTCCTTCAGAGGTTAGGGGATGACAGGGATAGAGATAGTGTGCCTCAAATCCTG TATGAAGATGAAGACCATGACAAAGTTGTATTGGCATCGGACAATGATCTTCAAGTGGCCGTGGAGCATGCAAAATCAGTTGGTTTGAAG GGCAAAGCCAATACTAGAACTTGTCAGGACCCGCCAACTGATCAGGTACTCTGA
- the LOC107944827 gene encoding non-specific phospholipase C6 codes for MEGSFSFIFLLFLLPFVVSQGSPIKTIVVLVMENRSFDHMVGWMKQSINPTINGVTGNECNPISTKTPNPKSICFTNDAQFVDPDPGHSFEAVEQQVFGSTLSSFPSMSGFVEQAFSISPNMSETVMKGFKPEAVPIYATLVKEFAVFDRWFSSIPGPTQPNRLFVYSATSHGSTSHVKKQLAQGYPQKTIFDSLHENGKDFGVYFQNIPTTLFYRNLRKLKYVFKFHQFDLKFKKDALNGKLPSLSVIEPRYFDLKGLPANDDHPSHDVANGQKLVKEVYETLRASPQWNETLLVITYDEHGGFYDHVKTPFVNVPNPDGNTGPAPSFFKFDRLGVRVPTIMVSPWIKKGTVISGPKGPTPNSEFEHSSIPATIKKIFNLSSNFLTHRDAWAGTFEDVVSHLTSPRTDCPETLPDVVPLRATEAKEDAALSEFQSEVVQLAAVLNGDHFLSSFPDEMSKKMTVKEAHEYTKGAISRFIRASKEALKLGAAESAIVDMRSSLTTRSSNP; via the exons ATGGAGggctcattttcattcattttcttgCTGTTTCTCTTACCATTTGTAGTATCCCAAGGGTCGCCCATTAAGACAATAGTGGTTTTGGTAATGGAAAACAGATCCTTTGATCACATGGTTGGTTGGATGAAACAAAGCATAAACCCAACCATCAACGGTGTAACTGGTAATGAATGTAACCCCATTTCAACCAAAACTCCAAACCCAAAATccatttgtttcactaatgatgCTCAGTTCGTAGATCCAGATCCGGGTCATTCTTTTGAAGCTGTTGAACAACAGGTATTTGGTTCAACTCTCTCCTCATTCCCTTCCATGTCTGGTTTTGTAGAACAAGCCTTCTCAATCTCCCCAAATATGTCTGAAACAGTCATGAAAGGTTTCAAACCAGAAGCTGTCCCTATTTATGCAACATTAGTTAAAGAATTTGCTGTGTTTGATCGTTGGTTTTCATCAATCCCTGGTCCAACACAACCTAATAGACTCTTTGTTTATTCAGCTACTTCCCATGGTTCAACTAGCCATGTCAAAAAACAATTAGCACAAGGGTACCCTCAAAAAACAATCTTTGATTCACTTCATGAAAATGGCAAAGATTTTGGGGTTTATTTCCAGAATATACCCACAACTTTGTTTTATAGAAACCTTAGGAAACTCAAATATGTGTTTAAGTTCCATCAATTTGATTTGAAGTTTAAAAAAGATGCCTTGAATGGCAAGTTACCTAGCTTGAGTGTGATTGAACCAAGGTATTTTGATCTTAAAGGGTTACCTGCTAATGATGATCATCCATCACATGATGTGGCTAATGGTCAAAAGCTGGTCAAAGAAGTGTATGAGACATTGAGGGCAAGCCCTCAGTGGAACGAAACATTGTTGGTGATTACTTATGATGAACATGGTGGGTTTTATGATCATGTTAAGACACCATTTGTTAATGTTCCAAACCCTGATGGGAACACTGGTCCTGCTCCTTCTTTCTTCAAGTTTGATAGACTTGGTGTTCGTGTTCCTACTATTATGGTCTCTCCTTGGATCAAGAAAGGCACTG TGATAAGTGGTCCAAAAGGACCAACACCAAACTCAGAATTTGAGCACTCATCAATCCCTGCAACAATAAAGAAaatcttcaacctttcttccaaTTTCTTAACTCACAGAGATGCTTGGGCCGGCACTTTTGAAGATGTTGTTTCCCACTTAACTTCCCCAAGAACTGATTGTCCAG AAACATTGCCAGATGTTGTACCTTTGAGGGCAACTGAAGCAAAAGAAGATGCTGCTCTGTCTGAGTTTCAAAGTGAGGTTGTTCAACTAGCTGCTGTTCTTAACGGTGACCATTTCTTGAGCAGTTTTCCCGACGAGATGAGCAAGAAAATGACGGTGAAAGAAGCTCATGAGTACACCAAAGGGGCTATTTCCCGGTTCATACGAGCAAGTAAAGAGGCCCTCAAGTTGGGAGCTGCCGAATCTGCCATTGTAGATATGCGATCATCGCTTACAACGAGATCTTCGAATCCGTAA
- the LOC121232044 gene encoding mediator of RNA polymerase II transcription subunit 30 has protein sequence MEENPTVSPTTTPTNSSNKTTQELASEGLKHLEETIEAAFQILSSMNDELCNPALWSTNPTTNNTTTNTAAPNGSSLSNGAVLGNGDSSSDGGHHLEMGGIGGSGNGALDEARLRYKNSVAALRTVLTAIPNSQKAKAFETGSTATSPADEADIEKLEEEASNLRKELANKNVYVKRLIDQLRELITDVSTWQSPCSM, from the exons ATGGAAGAAAATCCCACGGTAAGTCCTACAACAACACCAACAAACAGCAGCAACAAAACGACGCAGGAACTTGCATCAGAGGGTCTAAAACATCTAGAAGAAACCATTGAAGCTGCTTTTCAAATCCTCTCTTCCATGAACGACGAGCTTTGCAACCCTGCCTTATGGTCCACCAATCCTACTACTAATAACACTACTACTAATACTGCTGCACCTAACGGTTCTTCTCTCTCCAACGGCGCCGTTTTAGGAAACGGTGATTCGTCGTCCGACGGTGGACATCACTTGGAGATGGGTGGAATTGGAGGTAGTGGCAATGGTGCGCTCGATGAAGCTCGCCTTAGGTATAAGAACTCCGTCGCTGCTCTTCGCACTGTGCTCACCGCCATTCCCAATTCTCAGAAG GCAAAAGCATTTGAAACGGGTTCAACGGCAACTAGTCCTGCAGATGAAGCTGATATTGAAAAGCTGGAAGAAGAAGCCTCGAATCTCAGGAAG GAGCTTGCAAACAAGAATGTATACGTAAAGCGTCTAATAGATCAACTACGGGAGCTTATTACGGATGTATCGACTTGGCAAAGTCCTTGTTCCATGTAA